Proteins from a single region of Rhodospirillales bacterium:
- a CDS encoding carbohydrate ABC transporter permease — MTAVPVTGATSLRANRRWALIAAYACLGVFVVFFLFPPYYMLVTSLKTNAEIAELASNPWIVTDGVTFGHYEHLLTESSFPRFFLNTTIVTVVVVAITMVISVLAAYSLARLRFWGSGVLATGVFLTYLVPDTLLFIPLFKIVGWLGLLDTYWSLILVYPTLTVPFCTWIMIGYFGSIPRELDEAALIDGANHLQMLLKVFIPVALPGLIAATIFAFTVAWANFLYPLAYIYSESEMVLTVGTVTTLIKGDVFHWGGLMAGALLAAAPPVILYAFLMDYYIAGLTSGATKG; from the coding sequence ATGACCGCCGTTCCGGTCACGGGAGCCACGAGTCTTCGGGCCAACCGCCGGTGGGCGCTGATCGCCGCCTACGCGTGCCTCGGCGTCTTCGTGGTCTTCTTCCTGTTCCCGCCGTACTACATGCTGGTCACGTCGCTGAAGACGAATGCGGAGATTGCCGAACTCGCCTCCAATCCCTGGATCGTGACCGACGGCGTGACGTTCGGCCACTACGAACACCTGCTCACGGAATCGTCGTTTCCGAGGTTCTTCCTGAACACGACCATCGTCACGGTGGTCGTGGTCGCCATCACCATGGTGATCAGCGTGCTCGCCGCGTACTCGCTGGCACGGCTGCGGTTCTGGGGCTCCGGCGTGCTCGCCACCGGCGTGTTCCTCACCTACCTGGTGCCGGACACGCTGCTGTTCATCCCCCTGTTCAAGATCGTGGGTTGGCTCGGTCTGCTCGACACGTACTGGTCGTTGATCCTCGTGTACCCGACCCTTACCGTCCCATTCTGCACGTGGATCATGATCGGCTATTTCGGATCGATCCCGCGCGAACTCGATGAGGCGGCACTGATCGACGGCGCCAACCATCTGCAGATGCTGCTCAAGGTCTTCATTCCGGTGGCCCTGCCGGGGCTGATCGCGGCGACGATTTTCGCGTTCACGGTGGCGTGGGCCAATTTCCTCTACCCGCTCGCCTACATCTATTCCGAATCGGAGATGGTCCTGACCGTCGGAACGGTCACGACGCTCATCAAGGGCGACGTGTTCCACTGGGGTGGGCTGATGGCCGGCGCGCTGCTCGCCGCGGCACCTCCCGTGATCCTGTACGCGTTCCTGATGGACTACTACATTGCCGGTCTCACCTCGGGCGCGACCAAAGGCTGA
- the ugpC gene encoding sn-glycerol-3-phosphate ABC transporter ATP-binding protein UgpC codes for MADVTLQNLVKTFDTVEAVRGIDLRIPNNEFVVLVGPSGCGKSTVLRMIAGLEDITSGDIRIGDLRVNDVPPKDRNIAMVFQNYALYPHMTVEQNMSFGLRLRKVAKSEIRGKVQRAADILGIAELLGRRPRELSGGQRQRVAMGRAIVRDPQVFLFDEPLSNLDAKLRGQMRIEIQRLHQQLRTTTIYVTHDQVEAMTLADRVVVMNAGRIEQAGTPDEVYHQPRTRFVAGFMGSPAMNFLNCQVTEENGHTVARLADGPALPLPTEQAARVRSYAGRTLVAGLRPENIREAASHDGGNSSGVPHDVSIDIVEPLGRETIVYFRLGDSTLCARVGTEVHPRAGEQTSLVFHPDRLHLIDPETDLVL; via the coding sequence ATGGCAGACGTAACCCTCCAGAACCTCGTCAAGACCTTTGACACCGTGGAAGCGGTGCGGGGCATCGACTTGCGGATTCCGAATAACGAATTCGTGGTCCTCGTCGGGCCGTCCGGCTGCGGCAAGAGCACCGTGCTCCGCATGATCGCGGGATTGGAAGACATCACCTCGGGCGACATCCGGATCGGTGATCTCCGCGTCAACGACGTGCCGCCCAAGGACCGGAACATCGCGATGGTGTTCCAGAACTATGCGTTGTACCCGCACATGACGGTCGAGCAGAACATGTCCTTCGGCCTGCGGCTCCGAAAGGTCGCCAAGTCGGAGATCCGCGGCAAGGTCCAGCGCGCCGCGGACATCCTCGGCATAGCGGAACTGCTCGGGCGGCGGCCGCGGGAGCTCTCGGGCGGGCAGCGGCAACGGGTCGCGATGGGGCGCGCCATCGTCCGCGATCCGCAGGTGTTCCTGTTCGACGAACCCCTGAGCAACCTTGACGCCAAGCTCCGAGGCCAAATGCGGATCGAGATCCAGCGGCTCCATCAGCAGCTTCGGACGACCACCATCTACGTCACGCACGACCAGGTGGAGGCCATGACTCTCGCCGATCGCGTCGTGGTCATGAACGCCGGCCGGATCGAGCAGGCAGGAACCCCCGACGAGGTGTATCACCAGCCGCGCACACGCTTCGTGGCCGGCTTCATGGGGTCGCCCGCCATGAATTTCCTCAACTGCCAGGTCACCGAAGAAAACGGCCACACGGTGGCGCGCCTGGCCGACGGCCCAGCGCTGCCGCTCCCGACCGAGCAGGCCGCGCGCGTGCGCAGCTACGCCGGTCGGACCCTGGTGGCCGGCCTCCGGCCTGAAAACATCCGCGAGGCGGCCAGCCACGACGGCGGCAACAGCAGCGGTGTCCCGCATGACGTCTCGATCGACATCGTGGAGCCTCTCGGTCGCGAAACAATCGTCTATTTCAGGCTGGGTGACAGCACCCTGTGCGCGCGTGTTGGGACCGAGGTACATCCGCGGGCGGGCGAGCAGACGTCACTCGTATTTCACCCCGACAGACTGCACCTGATCGACCCCGAGACCGACCTCGTGCTGTGA
- a CDS encoding FAD-binding oxidoreductase, producing MPEVSNAVRRGLQTVVGAAGIFTDPADLEAHLVDERGAFRGVSPVLLKPATTDEVAAIVRICADAGVGIVPQGGRTGLCGGTVPVTPGGEVLVSLERLRRIRELDAQGFTMTCEAGCILQTLQNEAESADRLFPLSLAAEGSCTIGGNLSTNAGGINVLRYGMARNLTLGLEVVLPDGTLWDDLGALRKDNRGYDLKQLFIGAEGTLGIITCATMELFPRPRDVDTAFLAVADPEAALQLFAVAREVAADMMVAFELNDRNALDMVFRHMDGVRDPFPTRYSWYVLLELTAGVDGHARAAGEQILAAAVDRGLVLDGVRAESLAHRAGLWRLRETVTEAQKHEGRSLKHDISVPVVAVPQFIDEATAAVQRYWPGYRVLAFGHVGDGNIHFNVFGPPGDDGNRLFAESDAIEEAVFAIADRMQGSFSAEHGIGQLKRRALRQYAPAGSLEMMKALKRTLDPQGIMNPGKVV from the coding sequence ATGCCCGAGGTCAGCAATGCCGTACGGCGGGGCCTGCAGACCGTCGTCGGAGCGGCCGGCATCTTTACCGATCCCGCGGACCTTGAAGCTCACCTGGTCGACGAACGCGGGGCCTTCCGGGGCGTTTCCCCGGTACTCCTCAAGCCCGCCACGACCGACGAGGTCGCCGCGATCGTACGAATCTGCGCGGACGCCGGCGTCGGTATCGTTCCGCAGGGCGGACGGACCGGCCTTTGCGGTGGAACGGTACCTGTGACGCCGGGGGGCGAGGTCCTGGTCAGCCTCGAGCGCCTGCGGCGGATTCGGGAGTTGGATGCGCAGGGATTCACGATGACCTGCGAGGCGGGCTGCATCCTGCAAACCCTGCAGAATGAAGCAGAGAGCGCCGATCGCCTCTTCCCCCTGTCATTGGCGGCAGAAGGGAGCTGCACCATTGGCGGCAATCTCTCCACCAACGCGGGCGGGATCAACGTGCTGCGGTACGGCATGGCCCGGAATCTCACCCTTGGTCTTGAAGTGGTGCTTCCGGACGGGACGCTGTGGGACGACCTCGGCGCCCTGCGGAAGGACAACCGCGGCTACGACCTGAAACAGCTGTTCATCGGCGCCGAGGGGACGCTCGGAATCATCACCTGCGCGACCATGGAGCTCTTCCCCCGACCCCGGGACGTGGATACCGCGTTCCTCGCGGTGGCCGATCCCGAGGCGGCCCTCCAGCTGTTCGCTGTCGCACGCGAGGTGGCCGCCGACATGATGGTCGCCTTCGAGCTGAACGACCGAAATGCCCTGGACATGGTGTTCCGACACATGGACGGCGTCCGCGATCCGTTTCCCACCCGGTACAGCTGGTACGTGCTGCTTGAGCTCACGGCCGGCGTCGACGGCCACGCCCGGGCCGCCGGCGAGCAAATTCTCGCGGCAGCGGTCGACCGCGGTCTCGTGCTGGATGGCGTACGCGCCGAGAGCCTCGCCCACCGCGCCGGATTGTGGCGCCTGCGGGAGACCGTGACCGAGGCGCAGAAGCACGAGGGGCGCAGTCTCAAACACGATATCTCGGTTCCTGTGGTCGCGGTCCCGCAGTTCATCGACGAAGCCACGGCGGCGGTCCAGCGCTACTGGCCGGGATACCGGGTGCTCGCGTTCGGCCACGTGGGTGACGGCAACATCCACTTCAACGTGTTCGGGCCGCCCGGAGATGACGGCAACCGCCTGTTTGCGGAAAGCGACGCGATCGAGGAAGCCGTGTTCGCGATCGCCGATCGAATGCAGGGAAGTTTCAGCGCCGAGCATGGGATCGGACAGCTGAAGCGCCGGGCCCTCCGGCAGTACGCCCCGGCCGGGTCCCTCGAGATGATGAAGGCCTTGAAACGCACGCTTGACCCGCAGGGGATCATGAATCCCGGCAAGGTGGTGTGA
- the ligA gene encoding NAD-dependent DNA ligase LigA, which produces MTADTAATAVAALSREEARSELARLSAAILRHDRAYYIDDSPKISDADYDALRRRNSEIEKHWPELVRNDSPSGRVGAPPTSGFRKVRHPQPMLSLDNVFTDDELQEFVERVRKFLNLDPAVEIAIAAEPKIDGLSASLRYDDGELAVGATRGDGRDGEDVTRNLRTIAAVPERLQGRPPARLEVRGEVYFPIESFHRLNAEQLASGKRAFVNPRNAAAGSVRQIDPVITAERDLGFFVHSWGETSEALGETVTKARERLAGHGFNVTPGTEVCRDIDAMVRFAEQLYANRSELGFDVDGIVYKVDRLDWQQRLGASTRAPRHSVARKFPAERAKTRVLSIDVQVGRTGALTPVARLQPVTVGGVVVGRATLHNRDEIDRLDVREGDLVTVQRAGDVIPQVVDVDLDGRPETSASFEFPERCPACGRPVEREPDEVVTRCPGGRACEAQAFQQLVHFVSRHALAIDGLGERQLRAFWDRGDIREPADIFLVAEDEQWLQALSDEKGWGPTSVHNLRTAIHGARDVALERFLFALGIRHVGQGNAAQLARAAESLGRLMELAERAQDPETPEYAELAGVDGIGAAQIRALVDHFTDPSTRTVVDNLRAAGVNVQDAEAPAADSPLSGRTLVFTGTLAGLSRNEAKARAEALGARVASAVSAKTDYLVAGEGGGAKRRKAEELNIEVLDEAAFQELLEA; this is translated from the coding sequence GTGACCGCCGATACCGCCGCGACCGCCGTGGCGGCACTCAGCCGGGAGGAAGCCCGGTCCGAACTCGCCCGGCTGTCGGCCGCCATCCTGCGGCACGACCGCGCGTACTACATCGATGACTCACCGAAGATCTCGGATGCGGACTACGACGCTCTCCGTCGCCGAAACTCGGAGATCGAGAAGCATTGGCCGGAGCTGGTTCGAAACGACAGCCCGTCGGGAAGGGTCGGCGCGCCCCCGACCTCCGGCTTCCGCAAAGTACGGCATCCGCAACCCATGCTGTCGCTGGACAACGTCTTTACCGACGACGAGTTGCAAGAATTCGTGGAACGGGTCCGAAAGTTTCTCAACCTGGACCCGGCGGTCGAGATCGCGATAGCGGCCGAGCCGAAGATCGACGGCCTGTCGGCCTCCCTGCGGTACGACGATGGCGAGCTGGCGGTAGGCGCTACCCGCGGCGATGGACGGGACGGCGAGGACGTCACGCGCAATCTCAGGACGATCGCCGCCGTGCCGGAGCGGCTGCAGGGCCGGCCACCCGCACGCCTTGAAGTGCGCGGCGAGGTGTACTTCCCGATCGAGTCCTTTCACCGTTTGAACGCCGAGCAACTGGCGTCCGGCAAGCGCGCGTTCGTGAATCCCCGCAATGCCGCGGCCGGGTCCGTTCGGCAGATCGATCCGGTGATCACGGCCGAACGCGACCTCGGGTTCTTCGTCCATAGCTGGGGTGAGACTTCTGAGGCGCTCGGAGAAACGGTGACGAAGGCCAGGGAGCGGCTGGCCGGCCACGGTTTCAATGTCACGCCAGGCACCGAGGTCTGCCGGGACATCGATGCCATGGTGCGGTTCGCCGAACAGCTCTACGCGAACCGTTCGGAGCTCGGATTCGACGTGGACGGGATCGTGTACAAGGTGGACCGTCTGGATTGGCAGCAGCGGCTGGGTGCCTCCACGCGCGCGCCGCGTCATTCCGTCGCCCGCAAGTTTCCGGCCGAACGTGCCAAGACGCGCGTCCTATCGATCGACGTGCAGGTCGGCCGAACGGGAGCCCTGACACCGGTCGCGAGGCTCCAACCCGTGACGGTGGGCGGCGTGGTGGTCGGGCGGGCCACGCTTCACAACCGCGATGAGATTGATCGTCTCGACGTCCGCGAGGGCGACCTCGTGACGGTCCAGCGCGCGGGCGACGTGATCCCGCAGGTCGTGGACGTCGATCTCGATGGTCGACCGGAAACGTCGGCATCGTTCGAATTCCCGGAGCGGTGCCCGGCCTGCGGTCGCCCGGTAGAGCGTGAACCCGACGAGGTCGTGACCCGGTGTCCGGGCGGCCGAGCCTGCGAGGCGCAGGCATTCCAGCAACTGGTGCATTTCGTGAGCCGGCATGCCCTCGCGATCGACGGTCTGGGAGAGCGCCAACTGCGGGCTTTCTGGGACCGTGGCGATATTCGCGAGCCCGCTGACATCTTCCTGGTAGCCGAAGACGAGCAGTGGTTGCAGGCTCTGAGCGACGAAAAGGGCTGGGGACCGACATCGGTCCACAACCTTCGCACCGCCATTCATGGGGCAAGGGACGTCGCGCTGGAGCGATTTCTGTTCGCGCTGGGGATCCGGCACGTCGGTCAGGGAAACGCCGCGCAACTGGCACGGGCTGCCGAGTCACTCGGCAGGCTCATGGAACTGGCCGAGCGCGCACAAGACCCGGAAACGCCGGAGTACGCCGAGTTGGCGGGCGTGGACGGGATCGGCGCGGCGCAGATCCGTGCCTTGGTCGACCATTTCACGGACCCGTCCACGCGAACCGTCGTGGACAACCTCCGGGCGGCCGGAGTGAACGTGCAGGATGCGGAAGCGCCGGCTGCCGATTCTCCTCTCTCCGGTCGGACGCTGGTGTTCACGGGAACGCTGGCCGGACTCTCCCGGAACGAGGCCAAGGCCCGTGCGGAAGCACTTGGTGCGCGCGTGGCGTCCGCGGTTTCCGCGAAGACCGACTACCTCGTCGCCGGGGAAGGTGGGGGCGCCAAGCGGCGAAAGGCCGAAGAATTGAACATCGAGGTGCTGGACGAGGCGGCGTTCCAGGAGCTGCTGGAAGCCTGA